In Pseudomonas fluorescens, one genomic interval encodes:
- a CDS encoding ABC transporter permease, with protein sequence MLKGYGAVILDGAWLTLQLALSSMALAIVLGLIGVALRLSPIRWLAWLGDLYSTVIRGIPDLVLILLIFYGGQDLLNRVAPMLGYDDYIDLNPLAAGIGTLGFIFGAYLSETFRGAFMAIPKGQAEAGMAYGMSSFQVFFRVMVPQMIRLAIPGFTNNWLVLTKATALISVVGLQDMMFKAKQAADATREPFTFFLAVAAMYLVITSVSLLALRHLEKRYSVGVRAADL encoded by the coding sequence ATGTTGAAAGGCTACGGGGCTGTCATCCTCGATGGCGCATGGCTGACGCTTCAGCTCGCCTTGTCGTCCATGGCCCTGGCCATCGTTCTCGGGCTGATCGGGGTCGCGTTGCGCCTGTCGCCGATTCGCTGGCTGGCGTGGCTGGGCGATCTGTATTCCACGGTGATCCGCGGGATTCCCGACCTGGTGCTGATCCTGCTGATCTTCTACGGCGGTCAGGACCTGCTCAACCGCGTCGCGCCGATGCTCGGCTATGACGACTACATCGACCTGAATCCGCTGGCCGCCGGTATCGGCACCCTCGGTTTCATCTTCGGTGCGTACCTTTCGGAAACCTTCCGTGGCGCGTTCATGGCGATCCCAAAAGGCCAGGCCGAAGCGGGCATGGCGTACGGCATGAGCAGTTTTCAGGTGTTCTTCCGGGTGATGGTGCCGCAGATGATTCGCCTGGCGATTCCTGGCTTCACCAACAACTGGCTGGTTCTGACCAAGGCCACCGCGCTGATTTCGGTGGTCGGTCTGCAAGACATGATGTTCAAGGCCAAGCAGGCGGCGGATGCCACCCGCGAGCCTTTCACCTTCTTCCTCGCAGTGGCGGCGATGTACCTGGTGATTACCAGTGTCTCGTTGCTGGCGCTGCGTCACCTTGAGAAGCGCTACTCGGTAGGCGTAAGGGCGGCTGATCTATGA
- a CDS encoding ABC transporter substrate-binding protein — translation MKKLVLLGALALSVLSLNSFADEKPLKIGIEAAYPPFASKAPDGSIVGFDYDIGNALCEEMKVKCQWVEQEFDGLIPALKVRKIDAILSSMSITEDRKKSVDFTNKYYNTPARLVMKQGTVVSDNLSELKGKNIGVQRGSIHERFAREVLAPLGAEIKPYGSQNEIYLDVAAGRLDGTVADATLLQDGFLNTDSGKGFAFVGPQFTDVKYFGDGVGIAVRKGDALKDKINAAIAAIRENGKYKAIQDKYFAFDIYGK, via the coding sequence ATGAAGAAACTTGTGCTGCTTGGCGCCCTGGCACTGTCCGTGCTGTCGCTGAATTCCTTCGCTGATGAAAAACCTCTGAAGATCGGTATCGAAGCGGCGTACCCTCCGTTCGCTTCCAAAGCGCCGGATGGCAGCATCGTTGGTTTCGACTACGACATCGGCAATGCCCTGTGTGAAGAAATGAAGGTCAAGTGCCAGTGGGTCGAGCAAGAGTTCGACGGTCTGATCCCGGCACTGAAAGTGCGCAAGATCGACGCGATCCTGTCGTCCATGTCGATCACCGAAGACCGCAAGAAGTCCGTGGACTTCACCAACAAGTACTACAACACCCCGGCCCGTCTGGTCATGAAGCAGGGCACCGTTGTCAGCGACAACCTGTCTGAGCTCAAGGGCAAAAACATCGGTGTACAACGTGGTTCGATCCACGAGCGTTTCGCCCGCGAAGTCCTGGCCCCGCTGGGTGCCGAGATCAAGCCATACGGCTCGCAGAACGAAATCTACCTCGACGTGGCTGCTGGTCGCCTCGACGGTACCGTGGCTGATGCCACCCTGCTGCAGGACGGCTTCCTGAACACTGATTCCGGCAAAGGCTTCGCCTTCGTTGGCCCGCAGTTCACCGACGTCAAATACTTCGGCGACGGCGTAGGCATCGCGGTGCGCAAGGGTGACGCGCTGAAAGACAAGATCAACGCTGCCATCGCGGCTATCCGTGAAAACGGTAAATACAAAGCTATCCAGGACAAGTACTTCGCCTTCGATATCTACGGCAAGTAA